One genomic region from Haloarcula taiwanensis encodes:
- a CDS encoding cell division protein: MKVVLIGVGQAGGKVTQSLAQFDYDMGFNAVRGALAVNTARADLQNLDIDTALIGQDRVKGHGVGGDNELGAQIMQENATEVLDELDGRITTEAEAIVVVAGLGGGTGSGGAPMLARELKRIYEKPVYVLGILPGRDEGGLYQANAGRSLKTAAREADSLLLVDNDAWRGSGDSVAAGFERVNDAISQRVGLLFASGEAVEGVGESVVDSSEIINTLRGGGIASIGYASAEASEDAGENVNTITSVTRNALLTSMSLPNAVKADSALLVVAGDPERLSRKGIERARRWVEDETGSMEVRGGDFPLGSDKVASLIVLSGVERSERVNEFMDRAKEAANSQGATTDPDEFTNDELDGLF, from the coding sequence ATGAAAGTCGTCCTGATTGGTGTCGGGCAGGCTGGTGGGAAAGTGACCCAGTCGCTTGCCCAGTTCGATTACGACATGGGGTTCAATGCTGTTCGGGGAGCCCTCGCCGTTAATACGGCACGAGCAGACCTCCAGAACCTCGATATAGACACGGCCCTCATTGGACAGGACCGCGTGAAAGGTCACGGCGTCGGCGGTGACAACGAACTCGGCGCCCAGATTATGCAAGAGAACGCCACTGAAGTGCTCGACGAACTCGACGGCCGCATCACGACCGAGGCCGAGGCCATCGTCGTCGTCGCCGGCCTCGGCGGTGGCACTGGTTCAGGTGGCGCACCGATGCTCGCCCGCGAACTCAAGCGTATCTACGAGAAGCCGGTGTACGTCCTCGGCATCCTCCCCGGCCGGGACGAGGGTGGCCTCTACCAGGCCAACGCCGGTCGGTCGCTCAAGACCGCTGCCCGCGAGGCAGACTCCCTCCTGCTCGTCGACAACGACGCCTGGCGGGGCAGCGGCGACAGCGTCGCCGCCGGCTTCGAACGCGTCAACGACGCTATCTCACAGCGCGTCGGCCTGCTGTTCGCCTCCGGCGAGGCAGTCGAGGGGGTCGGCGAAAGTGTCGTCGACTCCTCGGAAATCATCAACACGCTCAGAGGCGGCGGCATCGCCTCTATCGGGTACGCCAGCGCAGAGGCCAGCGAGGACGCCGGCGAGAACGTCAATACTATCACCAGCGTGACACGGAATGCCCTCCTTACGAGCATGAGCCTGCCCAACGCGGTCAAGGCCGACTCGGCCCTCCTCGTCGTCGCGGGTGACCCCGAACGCCTCTCGCGAAAGGGTATCGAACGAGCGCGCCGCTGGGTGGAAGACGAGACCGGGAGTATGGAGGTCCGGGGCGGGGATTTCCCACTCGGTTCGGATAAAGTCGCGTCGCTCATCGTTCTTTCGGGCGTCGAACGGTCCGAACGGGTTAACGAATTTATGGACCGCGCTAAAGAAGCAGCGAACTCACAGGGCGCAACGACCGATCCGGACGAGTTCACGAACGACGAGCTGGACGGCCTGTTCTGA
- a CDS encoding ArsR family transcriptional regulator, with protein MSTSDIQSADTDSEYESGGWEAVRDLPPSAKLVAKVLEYNETLTQSQLAEETLLPPRTVRYALSRLEDVGVIESRFSFADARKRIYTLQVE; from the coding sequence ATGAGTACATCCGATATCCAATCTGCTGATACCGACAGCGAATATGAGAGTGGCGGATGGGAAGCCGTCCGCGATCTCCCGCCGAGCGCGAAACTCGTCGCAAAAGTCTTGGAGTACAACGAGACCTTGACGCAGAGCCAGCTCGCCGAGGAGACGCTACTGCCGCCACGGACGGTTCGGTACGCCCTCTCCCGTCTCGAAGATGTCGGCGTCATCGAGTCCCGGTTTTCCTTCGCCGACGCTCGCAAACGGATCTACACGCTTCAGGTCGAGTAA
- a CDS encoding polyketide cyclase, producing the protein MDEVEVSTVVYVPPEEVYEFLLDFPGYAQYSEYLDRVVQDGDGSPGTNYDLVFSWWKLSYTARSEVTDVSPPTRIDWRIVKDIDAEGHWAVEPGPDGVPANVQSASRVRFHVAFDPGSASSSAIDLPRLVSMDWVIEKVKPLIRKEATKIVERVVEDLEGQKRDVDLEIHAGPDSV; encoded by the coding sequence GTGGACGAAGTCGAGGTCAGCACAGTCGTGTATGTCCCACCCGAAGAAGTCTACGAGTTTCTGCTGGACTTCCCGGGCTACGCACAATACTCGGAGTATCTCGACCGCGTGGTACAGGACGGCGACGGCTCGCCGGGGACGAACTACGACCTCGTGTTTTCGTGGTGGAAGCTCTCTTACACTGCGCGCTCGGAGGTAACTGACGTTTCGCCACCGACGCGCATCGACTGGCGGATCGTCAAAGACATCGACGCCGAAGGACACTGGGCAGTCGAACCGGGTCCGGACGGCGTCCCGGCGAACGTACAGTCGGCGTCACGGGTGCGGTTTCACGTCGCGTTCGACCCCGGGTCGGCCTCGAGCAGTGCCATCGACCTCCCCCGACTGGTTTCGATGGACTGGGTTATCGAGAAAGTCAAGCCGCTCATCCGCAAGGAAGCGACCAAAATCGTCGAACGTGTCGTGGAGGACCTCGAAGGACAGAAACGGGACGTCGATTTGGAGATTCACGCCGGCCCGGATTCGGTGTAA
- a CDS encoding halocyanin, which translates to MTDGRADVSRRGFLRTAAGATAASAAAGTATAQEGTEGGDGGGGGGPPDFGGFLDQVGNYDGSVVDATGQDTATVEVGVQANGGAFGFGPAAIHVDNGATVQFEWTGNGGGHNVVSDGEGPLDSGSAVSSAGVNYEHTFEEDGIYPYVCVPHEGLGMKGAIVVGTDYPTKSSGGGGGGSGSSGPPEVPNSAKTLGVATSFVMVATLGLAYFFIRYGGDYETPE; encoded by the coding sequence ATGACAGACGGTAGAGCGGACGTGTCCCGTCGGGGCTTCCTGCGGACGGCGGCAGGGGCCACGGCTGCGTCGGCCGCAGCAGGCACCGCGACCGCACAGGAAGGCACCGAAGGTGGCGACGGCGGTGGCGGCGGGGGGCCGCCGGATTTCGGCGGATTCCTCGACCAGGTTGGAAACTACGATGGCTCGGTCGTCGATGCGACCGGACAGGACACGGCGACAGTGGAAGTCGGCGTGCAGGCAAACGGCGGCGCCTTCGGCTTCGGCCCGGCCGCGATCCACGTCGACAACGGCGCGACCGTCCAGTTCGAGTGGACGGGCAACGGCGGCGGCCACAACGTCGTCTCGGACGGCGAGGGCCCGCTTGACTCCGGGAGCGCTGTCTCCAGCGCCGGCGTCAACTACGAACACACCTTCGAGGAGGACGGCATCTATCCCTACGTCTGCGTACCACACGAAGGGCTTGGGATGAAAGGAGCTATCGTCGTCGGCACCGACTACCCGACGAAGTCCTCCGGTGGCGGCGGTGGTGGTAGTGGGAGCTCCGGCCCGCCGGAAGTGCCAAACAGCGCGAAAACGCTCGGTGTCGCGACCTCGTTCGTGATGGTCGCGACGCTCGGCCTCGCGTACTTTTTCATCCGGTACGGCGGCGACTACGAGACGCCCGAGTAA
- a CDS encoding nucleotide pyrophosphohydrolase, whose product MKRQQQIADVLSRSDIDTPPAYRLLDVVTELGDIAAAVNETTGYGTDSAALSVREAELGDALFALLALCVQLDIDADAALSSALAKYEGQSGANGTSASDG is encoded by the coding sequence ATGAAACGACAGCAACAAATCGCTGACGTACTCAGCCGGAGCGACATCGACACGCCGCCCGCCTACCGACTGCTCGATGTCGTGACTGAACTCGGTGACATTGCGGCCGCAGTCAACGAGACGACCGGCTACGGCACTGATTCGGCGGCACTGTCGGTACGGGAAGCGGAACTCGGCGACGCTCTATTTGCACTGCTTGCGCTGTGCGTGCAACTCGACATCGACGCCGATGCCGCGCTCTCGTCGGCGCTTGCGAAATACGAGGGCCAATCCGGAGCAAACGGGACATCGGCGAGCGACGGCTGA
- a CDS encoding molecular chaperone DnaJ: MSQDFYEILGVSRDASEDEIKEAYREKAREYHPDVSDDPDAEEKFKQAKKAKEVLTDEEKRQMYDQMGHERFEQAEKRGGAGGGGGRGGMGGDPFGGGAGGFDMQDIFDQFFGGGGRGGRGGSRRRQGQDLQTRLEIDLEEAYNGATKQLNVTRPEACDDCGGTGHPPGADSETCPECNGQGQTTQVQQTPMGRVQQTTTCRRCEGEGTLYDETCSTCRGNGVVQNDATLEVEIPSGIADGQTLRMEREGAPGENGGPNGDLLIEVNVRDHPNFERDGDDLQHQQAISFPQAVFGDTITVPTLDGDVEVDVPSGTQSGEVFRLEGKGMPRLRRRGRGDLYVQVQVVTPDSLNAEQKEALEQFAEAGGEEVDVEEGFFEKLKNSL; encoded by the coding sequence ATGAGTCAGGATTTCTACGAGATACTGGGTGTCTCTCGGGACGCCTCCGAAGACGAGATCAAGGAGGCCTATCGAGAGAAAGCCCGGGAGTACCACCCGGACGTGAGCGATGACCCCGACGCCGAGGAGAAATTCAAGCAGGCCAAGAAGGCCAAGGAGGTCCTCACCGACGAGGAGAAGCGCCAGATGTACGACCAGATGGGCCACGAGCGCTTCGAGCAGGCCGAGAAGCGCGGCGGCGCTGGCGGTGGCGGCGGCCGCGGCGGGATGGGTGGAGACCCCTTCGGTGGCGGCGCTGGCGGTTTCGATATGCAGGATATCTTCGACCAGTTCTTCGGTGGCGGCGGCCGCGGCGGGCGCGGTGGCAGTCGACGGCGACAGGGACAGGACCTCCAGACGCGGCTGGAAATCGACCTTGAGGAGGCCTACAACGGCGCGACGAAGCAACTGAACGTCACTCGGCCGGAAGCCTGTGACGACTGTGGCGGGACCGGTCATCCGCCGGGGGCCGACTCGGAGACCTGTCCGGAGTGTAACGGGCAGGGCCAGACGACGCAGGTCCAGCAGACACCGATGGGTCGGGTTCAGCAGACGACGACCTGCCGCCGGTGTGAGGGCGAGGGGACGCTATACGATGAGACGTGTTCGACCTGCCGGGGTAATGGCGTGGTCCAGAACGACGCGACGCTCGAGGTCGAGATTCCGTCCGGTATCGCCGACGGACAGACGCTCCGGATGGAGCGCGAGGGCGCGCCCGGCGAGAACGGCGGCCCGAACGGCGACCTGCTCATCGAGGTGAACGTCCGCGACCACCCGAACTTCGAGCGCGACGGCGACGACCTGCAACACCAGCAGGCCATCTCATTCCCGCAGGCCGTCTTCGGCGACACCATCACCGTCCCGACGCTGGACGGCGATGTCGAGGTCGACGTGCCAAGCGGTACCCAGAGCGGTGAGGTGTTCCGCCTAGAGGGCAAGGGAATGCCCCGCCTCCGCCGCCGCGGCCGGGGGGACCTCTACGTGCAGGTGCAAGTCGTCACGCCCGACAGCCTCAACGCCGAGCAGAAGGAGGCCCTCGAACAGTTCGCGGAGGCCGGTGGCGAGGAGGTCGACGTCGAGGAAGGTTTCTTCGAGAAGCTGAAGAACTCGCTGTAG
- a CDS encoding molecular chaperone DnaK — MASNKILGIDLGTTNSAFAVMEGGDPEIIVNGEGERTTPSVVAFDDGERLVGKPAKNQAVKNPDETIQSIKRHMGDDDYTVELDGEEYTPEQVSAMILQKIKHDAEEYLGDEIEKAVITVPAYFNDRQRQATKDAGEIAGFEVERIVNEPTAAAMAYGLDDESDQTVLVYDLGGGTFDVSILDLGGGVYEVVATNGDNDLGGDDWDHAIIDYLADEFEAEHGIDLRDDRQALQRLTEAAEEAKIELSSRKETRINLPFIATTDDGPLDLEQKLTRAKFESLTEDLIERTVGPTEQALADADYTKSDIDEVILVGGSTRMPQVQDKVEEMTGQEPKKNVNPDEAVALGAAIQAGVLSGDVDDIVLLDVTPLSLGVEVKGGLFERLIEKNTTIPTEESKIFTTAQDNQTQVQIRVFQGEREIAEENELLGAFALSGIPPAPAGTPQIEVSFNIDENGIVNVEAEDKGSGNKEDITIEGGAGLSDEQIEEMQQEAEQHAEEDEQRRERIEARNEAEASVRRAETLLDENEEEIDDDLRADIEAKIEDVEEVLDDEDATKEDYEEVTETLSEELQEIGKQMYQEQAQQAAGGAAGAGPGGAAGAGPGGAAGPGGAAEQGEEYVDADFEDVDEDE; from the coding sequence ATGGCGAGCAACAAGATTCTGGGTATCGACCTTGGGACCACGAACAGCGCGTTCGCGGTCATGGAAGGTGGCGACCCTGAAATCATTGTCAACGGCGAAGGCGAGCGGACAACACCGTCCGTCGTCGCGTTCGACGACGGCGAGCGACTCGTTGGGAAACCGGCGAAGAACCAGGCGGTAAAGAACCCCGACGAGACGATCCAGTCGATCAAGCGCCACATGGGCGACGACGACTACACGGTCGAACTGGACGGAGAAGAGTACACGCCGGAACAGGTCTCGGCGATGATTCTGCAGAAGATCAAACACGACGCCGAGGAGTACCTCGGCGACGAAATCGAGAAGGCCGTCATTACGGTCCCGGCATACTTCAACGACCGCCAGCGCCAAGCGACCAAGGACGCCGGCGAGATCGCCGGCTTCGAGGTCGAACGCATCGTCAACGAGCCGACCGCGGCCGCGATGGCCTACGGGCTGGACGACGAGTCCGACCAGACCGTCCTCGTGTACGACCTCGGCGGGGGGACCTTCGACGTGTCCATCCTCGACCTGGGCGGGGGCGTCTACGAGGTCGTCGCCACGAACGGCGACAACGACCTCGGTGGCGACGACTGGGACCACGCCATCATCGACTACCTCGCCGACGAGTTCGAGGCCGAACACGGCATCGACCTGCGCGACGACCGGCAGGCCCTCCAGCGGCTGACCGAGGCCGCCGAGGAGGCCAAAATCGAGCTCTCCTCGCGCAAGGAGACCCGCATCAACCTCCCCTTTATCGCGACCACCGACGACGGCCCGCTGGACCTCGAACAGAAACTCACGCGCGCGAAGTTCGAGTCGCTCACCGAGGACCTCATCGAGCGCACCGTCGGCCCGACGGAGCAGGCCCTGGCCGACGCCGACTACACGAAAAGCGACATCGACGAGGTCATCCTCGTCGGCGGGTCGACGCGGATGCCCCAGGTCCAGGACAAGGTCGAGGAGATGACCGGCCAGGAGCCCAAGAAGAACGTCAACCCCGACGAGGCCGTCGCGCTGGGCGCGGCCATCCAGGCCGGCGTCCTGAGTGGCGACGTGGACGACATCGTCCTGCTCGACGTGACGCCGCTGTCGCTGGGCGTCGAGGTCAAGGGCGGCCTGTTCGAGCGCCTCATCGAGAAGAACACCACTATCCCGACCGAGGAGTCCAAAATATTCACCACCGCCCAGGACAACCAGACGCAGGTCCAGATTCGCGTCTTCCAGGGCGAGCGTGAAATCGCCGAGGAGAACGAACTGCTCGGCGCGTTCGCGCTCTCGGGCATCCCGCCGGCCCCTGCGGGCACGCCCCAGATTGAAGTGTCGTTCAACATCGACGAGAACGGTATCGTCAACGTCGAAGCCGAGGACAAGGGCTCGGGCAACAAGGAGGACATTACCATCGAAGGCGGTGCCGGCCTCTCCGACGAGCAGATCGAAGAGATGCAACAGGAGGCCGAACAGCACGCCGAGGAGGACGAACAGCGCCGCGAGCGTATCGAAGCCCGCAACGAGGCCGAGGCGTCCGTCCGCCGCGCCGAGACACTCCTCGACGAAAACGAGGAGGAGATAGACGACGACCTCCGGGCCGACATCGAGGCCAAAATCGAGGACGTCGAGGAAGTCCTCGACGACGAGGACGCCACGAAAGAAGACTACGAGGAAGTCACCGAGACCCTGAGCGAGGAACTGCAGGAGATCGGGAAGCAGATGTACCAGGAGCAGGCCCAGCAGGCCGCCGGCGGCGCTGCGGGCGCTGGTCCGGGTGGCGCGGCCGGAGCCGGTCCCGGTGGGGCTGCCGGACCGGGCGGCGCGGCCGAGCAGGGCGAGGAGTACGTCGACGCCGACTTCGAAGACGTTGACGAAGACGAATAG
- a CDS encoding nucleotide exchange factor GrpE yields the protein MTEQDAADDAAATEESTASEAQADGDADFEDVPEGGNADEVDLGEFDIDDELVDRVAKSDPEDIARELSALRSRVDSLESQVEQQDDDIEELEEKLKRKQAEFQNYKKRMDKRREQEQKRATEDLVTRLLDVRDNLERALEQDEDTDIRGGVESTLRQLDDVLDAENVEVIDPDPGGDVDPTQHQVLARVDSDQPDGAIADVHRPGYEMADKVLREAQVTVSEGEE from the coding sequence ATGACTGAGCAGGACGCAGCCGACGACGCGGCCGCGACCGAGGAGTCGACCGCGAGCGAGGCGCAAGCGGACGGCGACGCGGATTTCGAGGACGTGCCCGAGGGCGGCAACGCGGATGAGGTTGACCTGGGCGAGTTCGATATCGACGACGAATTGGTCGACCGGGTCGCCAAATCGGATCCTGAAGACATCGCCCGCGAACTCTCCGCGCTACGGTCGCGCGTGGACAGCCTCGAATCGCAGGTCGAACAGCAGGACGACGACATCGAGGAGCTGGAGGAAAAGCTCAAACGCAAGCAAGCGGAGTTCCAGAACTACAAAAAGCGGATGGACAAGCGCCGCGAGCAGGAACAGAAGCGTGCCACCGAAGACCTCGTAACGCGCCTGCTCGACGTTCGGGACAATCTGGAGCGCGCGCTCGAACAAGACGAGGACACTGATATCAGGGGCGGGGTCGAGTCCACGCTTCGCCAGCTTGACGACGTGCTCGATGCCGAGAACGTCGAGGTTATCGACCCCGATCCCGGCGGAGACGTCGATCCGACGCAGCATCAGGTGCTTGCCCGCGTCGACAGCGACCAGCCCGACGGAGCAATCGCCGATGTCCACCGGCCGGGCTACGAGATGGCCGACAAAGTGTTGCGCGAGGCACAGGTCACAGTCAGCGAGGGCGAGGAATAG
- a CDS encoding tRNA pseudouridine(55) synthase TruB, translating into MTLRAPPDERDLDSLRSFGVVNLDKPPGPSAHQVAAWIRDATGQDRVAHGGTLDPKVTGCLPVLLGDAARMAQVFDDAVKEYVTVLELHDQAPADITDIVAEFETDIYQKPPRKSAVKRQLRSRRIHSLDVLEREERRLLLRVRCESGTYIRKLCHDIGLAAGTGAHMGDLRRTATGTFDDASLSTMHDLVDALAFAEEGDESEVREIIQPAERALVHLPQVIIAPSAAREVAEGAPVYAPGVIEAGPAEVGDATAEMGSQVVTITPGGVAVCLGTLVGDPDAADGLVVEIDRVLV; encoded by the coding sequence ATGACGCTCCGTGCCCCGCCCGACGAACGGGATCTGGATTCGCTTCGGTCCTTCGGTGTCGTCAACCTCGATAAGCCCCCGGGACCCTCGGCCCACCAGGTCGCGGCCTGGATTCGGGACGCCACTGGCCAGGACCGGGTCGCTCACGGCGGGACGCTCGACCCGAAGGTGACCGGCTGTCTCCCCGTGTTGCTCGGCGACGCCGCCCGGATGGCGCAGGTGTTCGACGACGCGGTCAAGGAGTACGTGACGGTGCTGGAGCTCCACGACCAGGCCCCGGCAGACATCACGGACATCGTCGCCGAGTTCGAGACGGACATCTACCAGAAGCCACCTCGGAAAAGCGCGGTGAAGCGCCAGTTGCGCTCTCGCCGAATTCACTCGCTGGACGTGCTTGAACGCGAGGAGCGCCGCCTGCTTCTCCGGGTGCGCTGTGAGTCGGGGACATACATCCGGAAACTGTGCCACGATATCGGACTGGCAGCGGGAACCGGCGCACACATGGGTGACCTCCGACGGACGGCGACGGGGACCTTCGACGACGCGTCGCTGTCGACGATGCACGACCTCGTGGACGCGCTCGCGTTCGCCGAGGAGGGGGACGAGTCGGAGGTGCGCGAGATTATCCAGCCTGCAGAACGCGCGCTGGTCCACCTGCCGCAGGTCATAATTGCGCCCAGCGCCGCCCGCGAAGTCGCCGAGGGTGCGCCGGTGTACGCGCCGGGCGTCATCGAAGCCGGCCCGGCCGAAGTAGGTGACGCGACGGCTGAGATGGGGTCGCAGGTCGTCACCATTACTCCCGGTGGCGTTGCAGTCTGTCTCGGAACGCTCGTTGGCGACCCGGACGCAGCTGATGGCCTTGTTGTCGAAATCGACCGCGTGCTGGTATGA
- a CDS encoding cytidylate kinase (catalyzes the formation of (d)CDP from ATP and (d)CMP) → MLITVSGPAGSGKSTLAKSLADALNYEHVSGGDIFRSLAEERGMTPLELNKAAEEDDQIDRDLDRRLRDIAAERDDLVLESRLAGWMAGEYADMKLWLTAPLDVRADRIATRENKPFEQAKTETKERGESEAQRYSDYYDIDFDDLSIYDLSVNTARWDPQGVLSVTLHAVESYSPDGDEGKAPVENIRYEF, encoded by the coding sequence ATGTTGATTACCGTCTCCGGGCCGGCCGGCAGCGGCAAGAGTACACTTGCCAAGAGTCTGGCCGACGCACTGAATTACGAGCACGTCAGCGGCGGCGACATCTTCCGCTCGCTGGCCGAGGAACGCGGGATGACGCCGCTGGAACTGAACAAGGCCGCCGAGGAGGACGACCAGATAGACCGCGACCTCGACCGGCGACTCAGGGACATCGCCGCCGAGCGCGACGACCTCGTGCTGGAATCCCGTCTGGCCGGCTGGATGGCCGGCGAGTACGCCGACATGAAACTGTGGCTGACAGCGCCCCTGGACGTGCGCGCCGACCGCATCGCGACCCGCGAGAACAAGCCCTTCGAGCAGGCCAAGACCGAGACGAAAGAGCGCGGCGAGAGCGAAGCCCAGCGCTACAGCGACTACTACGACATCGACTTCGACGACCTCTCTATCTACGACCTGTCGGTCAACACCGCCCGCTGGGACCCGCAGGGCGTCCTGAGCGTGACGCTGCACGCCGTCGAGTCGTACAGTCCCGACGGCGACGAAGGGAAGGCACCGGTCGAGAACATCCGGTACGAGTTCTGA
- a CDS encoding HTR-like protein — MARTAPKVERLAEDGEAMTDALSTVLAAAEENGTVTWSDVSDDLTSGEWGRLIESGLLIDADGEGFVIDDPEGVREALEESDAAPSDDDEDSGWSKWDKLAGLGTLGLFAGYSMTSVRDVIAGGVIDIVLGPLNDMLPFYVVILVLAIITGTTSTILQDNLMDMSGMGDHQEKMEDLKERRKAAKERDDQEALDRLEEEQMELMTDQMGMFKQQFRPMVWIMLVNIPLFLWLYWIVFGAGVEASPVITLPIFGEVEAWRNGVVGPVQAWIVWYFLCSLSFTQIIRKALNVETTPTG; from the coding sequence ATGGCACGTACCGCGCCGAAGGTAGAACGACTCGCCGAAGACGGCGAGGCAATGACTGACGCGCTCTCGACGGTGCTCGCTGCGGCCGAAGAGAACGGGACCGTCACCTGGAGTGACGTGAGTGACGACCTCACGAGCGGTGAGTGGGGACGGCTCATCGAGTCCGGCCTGCTCATCGACGCCGATGGCGAGGGGTTCGTCATCGACGACCCCGAGGGCGTCCGCGAGGCGCTCGAAGAGTCCGACGCGGCACCGAGCGATGATGACGAGGACAGCGGCTGGTCGAAGTGGGACAAGCTCGCCGGCCTCGGAACGCTCGGCCTGTTTGCCGGCTACTCGATGACGTCTGTTCGAGACGTTATCGCGGGCGGGGTCATCGATATCGTCCTCGGACCGCTCAACGATATGCTCCCCTTTTATGTCGTCATCCTGGTGCTTGCGATTATTACCGGGACTACCTCGACGATTCTGCAGGACAACCTTATGGACATGTCGGGGATGGGCGACCATCAGGAGAAGATGGAGGACCTGAAAGAGCGCCGCAAAGCTGCAAAGGAACGCGACGACCAGGAAGCGCTAGACCGGCTCGAAGAGGAGCAGATGGAGCTGATGACCGACCAGATGGGGATGTTCAAACAGCAGTTCCGCCCGATGGTGTGGATCATGCTGGTCAACATCCCGTTGTTCCTCTGGCTCTACTGGATCGTCTTCGGAGCCGGCGTCGAGGCGAGCCCGGTGATTACGCTCCCCATCTTCGGGGAGGTTGAGGCGTGGCGCAACGGCGTCGTCGGCCCGGTACAGGCGTGGATTGTCTGGTACTTCCTGTGCTCGCTCTCGTTCACCCAGATCATCCGGAAGGCGCTCAACGTCGAGACGACGCCGACCGGGTAG
- a CDS encoding adenylate kinase, whose product MSNPRILILGPPGAGKGTQSANLAEEYGVEHITTGDALRANKDMDISDMDTEYDTPREYMEAGDLVPDAVVNAIVDEALSQADGFVLDGYPRNLDQAEELEGMTDLDVILSLDVSREELVDRLTGRRVCDDCGANFHVEFNQPEEEGVCDECGGDLIQRDDDNEESVRNRLDVFDDNTAPVIDHYEDHDGFVAVDGEQTPDEVWSDIQDAVDAQTA is encoded by the coding sequence ATGTCGAATCCGCGAATCCTGATTCTCGGGCCGCCGGGAGCCGGCAAAGGAACGCAGAGCGCCAACCTCGCCGAGGAGTACGGCGTCGAGCACATCACGACCGGTGACGCGCTCCGGGCGAACAAAGACATGGACATCAGCGACATGGATACCGAGTACGACACGCCCCGCGAGTACATGGAAGCGGGCGACCTCGTACCGGACGCGGTAGTCAACGCTATTGTCGACGAAGCCCTCTCACAGGCCGACGGCTTCGTGCTCGACGGCTATCCACGCAACCTCGACCAGGCCGAGGAACTCGAGGGGATGACCGACCTCGACGTCATCCTCTCGCTAGACGTGTCCCGCGAGGAACTGGTCGACCGACTCACCGGCCGCCGCGTCTGTGACGACTGTGGCGCGAACTTCCACGTCGAGTTCAACCAACCCGAGGAGGAGGGCGTCTGTGACGAGTGTGGTGGCGACCTCATCCAGCGCGACGACGACAACGAGGAGTCCGTCCGCAACCGACTGGACGTGTTCGACGACAACACCGCGCCGGTCATCGACCACTACGAGGACCACGACGGCTTCGTCGCTGTCGATGGCGAGCAGACGCCCGACGAGGTCTGGAGCGATATTCAGGACGCTGTCGACGCACAGACGGCCTGA
- a CDS encoding histidine kinase: protein MASQTGHALPAAYDALNIGIALYDPDSGAILDGNERVAEIFGYSVSELRERSIGEYTANTFVHSVADFRSRLEDSAAGESRQFTWRIKRADGELIWARIHLSKRVASEETYVCAEIRDITDYFETHHREELLWRILRHNLRNEATVIAGNTARITAAAGTESVRDASKTIRSRVENLTNIVESVKQIERAVTRPGTDYTRCHVTRRVCGIVNTIVTDYPAAEITVTDQAEMWIDSTDAFTYALTHAVENAIIHSEAVTPTVEVHIGPSPNTGRVEICIRDSNPPIPDTEVSALFDPTQATETAHGTGVGLFVMKWCIESLGGELRFERDGDGNAVFFYLPAREPPDDKR, encoded by the coding sequence ATGGCATCTCAGACGGGGCACGCGCTTCCAGCAGCGTACGACGCGCTCAACATCGGTATCGCACTGTACGACCCCGATAGTGGTGCTATCCTAGACGGGAACGAACGAGTGGCAGAAATATTCGGATACTCGGTTTCGGAGTTGCGCGAGCGGTCAATCGGGGAGTACACCGCAAACACGTTCGTCCACTCCGTCGCCGATTTCAGGTCCCGGCTGGAGGACAGCGCCGCGGGCGAGTCACGCCAGTTCACGTGGCGGATCAAGCGGGCGGACGGCGAGCTCATCTGGGCTCGGATACACCTCTCGAAGCGAGTCGCGTCCGAGGAGACGTACGTCTGTGCAGAGATACGTGATATCACGGACTACTTCGAGACACACCACCGCGAGGAACTCCTCTGGCGGATACTGCGACACAACCTGCGGAACGAAGCGACAGTCATCGCCGGTAACACGGCCCGTATCACAGCCGCGGCCGGGACTGAGTCCGTGCGGGACGCCAGCAAGACGATTCGGTCCCGGGTCGAAAACCTCACCAATATCGTCGAATCCGTCAAACAGATCGAACGGGCGGTCACGCGCCCCGGCACGGACTACACTCGCTGTCACGTAACGCGCAGGGTCTGTGGTATCGTAAACACAATTGTAACCGACTACCCTGCTGCGGAGATTACCGTCACCGACCAGGCGGAGATGTGGATTGACAGCACTGACGCATTCACGTACGCGCTCACCCACGCCGTCGAGAACGCAATCATCCACAGCGAGGCTGTCACCCCGACAGTCGAGGTACACATCGGCCCGTCACCGAACACCGGGCGGGTGGAGATATGCATTCGCGATTCGAACCCGCCGATTCCCGACACGGAGGTCAGCGCGCTCTTTGATCCGACACAGGCCACGGAGACGGCACACGGGACCGGCGTCGGCCTCTTCGTGATGAAGTGGTGTATCGAGTCTCTCGGCGGTGAACTCCGATTCGAGCGGGACGGCGACGGGAACGCCGTCTTCTTCTATTTGCCTGCGCGGGAGCCGCCGGACGATAAGCGGTAG